From Chlamydiifrater volucris, one genomic window encodes:
- a CDS encoding queuosine precursor transporter, whose product MNEGIFFIQIVFLLAAGLFFVYLGKLWVSAWVTFLTLISNIFVTKQVTMFSLDVTATDVYIIGLLTVVNLFREFYGSDEARRVLQISWVLSIAYLITSRLHAAMVPSVHDQSQEHFIFLLSPALRLTMASLGALVLSQVTEEKTFLLLKKVFGGRFFGVRSAVSMILSQVVDTVFFCFVGLYGLVAKVDDVIIMSLSAKTLGIILSMPILSFMRVILASLKAKVKEQSQREISS is encoded by the coding sequence GTGAACGAAGGCATCTTTTTTATACAGATAGTATTTCTTTTGGCGGCAGGGCTATTTTTCGTGTACCTGGGGAAACTTTGGGTGTCTGCATGGGTAACCTTTCTCACGCTTATATCGAACATCTTTGTTACTAAGCAGGTAACAATGTTTTCCTTGGATGTCACGGCTACGGACGTCTATATCATAGGATTGCTGACGGTTGTTAACCTCTTCAGGGAGTTTTATGGATCAGATGAAGCTAGAAGAGTTTTGCAGATTTCTTGGGTGTTGAGTATTGCTTACCTGATAACTTCCAGGCTTCATGCCGCAATGGTGCCTTCTGTTCACGATCAGTCGCAAGAGCATTTTATTTTTCTTCTTTCCCCGGCTCTTCGGCTCACGATGGCCTCTTTGGGAGCTTTGGTATTATCACAGGTTACCGAAGAGAAGACTTTCCTTCTCCTTAAAAAGGTTTTTGGGGGAAGGTTTTTTGGAGTTCGTTCTGCCGTTTCCATGATTTTGTCTCAGGTTGTTGATACTGTGTTCTTTTGCTTCGTGGGGCTATATGGTTTAGTGGCAAAAGTTGACGATGTAATCATTATGAGCCTGTCTGCGAAAACGCTGGGAATTATCTTGTCTATGCCGATTCTTTCGTTTATGAGGGTTATACTTGCTTCATTAAAGGCCAAGGTGAAAGAGCAGAGTCAACGCGAGATTTCTTCATAG
- the tgt gene encoding tRNA guanosine(34) transglycosylase Tgt, protein MALRFIVDKRSKKSRARVGRIETEHGIIHTPAFVPVGTNATLKGVVDHSFIDLMFCNTYHLMIHPGMEVMAAAGGVHKFMNRNAPIITDSGGFQVFSLAYGSVAEELKSRGKRKNSSGILKVSEDGVLFRSYRDGRHVFLSPEASVEAQKILGADIIIPFDELLPYHVSEERLRESCERTYRWEKRSLDYHLQKPGYQSMYGVIHGGIDPVKRLEGCRFVSNNAFDGFAIGGSVGKNREELFRTVNFTTSNLPEDRPVHLLGIGDEESILGLVSCGIDSFDSAFPTKVARRGFLFSRTGVVKIEKAVYSKDFSPVEEDCPCCACRSGISKAYMHHLFKAKEVNYWIWASEHNLVHMARLMEKVRQDILEDRI, encoded by the coding sequence ATGGCGTTACGTTTTATAGTCGATAAGAGGTCTAAAAAATCTAGGGCTAGAGTAGGTCGTATAGAAACAGAACATGGGATTATCCATACTCCAGCTTTTGTTCCTGTAGGGACTAATGCTACTTTGAAGGGGGTTGTCGACCACTCCTTCATTGATTTGATGTTTTGTAATACTTATCACTTGATGATTCATCCGGGAATGGAAGTAATGGCTGCTGCAGGTGGTGTTCATAAGTTTATGAATCGAAATGCGCCTATTATTACAGATTCCGGAGGGTTTCAAGTTTTTAGCTTGGCATATGGATCTGTTGCAGAAGAGCTTAAGAGTCGCGGTAAGAGAAAAAATTCTTCCGGGATCCTAAAGGTTTCTGAAGACGGAGTTTTGTTCAGGTCGTATAGGGATGGTAGACACGTTTTTCTGTCTCCGGAAGCTTCTGTAGAGGCTCAGAAAATTCTAGGAGCAGACATCATTATTCCGTTCGATGAGCTATTGCCTTACCACGTTAGCGAAGAACGTTTGCGAGAATCTTGCGAGCGCACATATCGTTGGGAAAAACGTTCTTTGGATTATCATTTGCAAAAACCAGGATATCAATCAATGTACGGGGTTATTCATGGAGGTATCGATCCTGTTAAGCGATTGGAGGGATGCCGTTTTGTTAGCAACAATGCGTTCGATGGTTTTGCCATAGGTGGGAGTGTTGGAAAAAACAGAGAGGAGCTGTTTCGTACCGTGAATTTTACAACTTCTAATCTACCTGAGGATCGACCAGTACATTTACTGGGCATTGGTGATGAAGAATCTATTTTGGGCTTGGTTTCTTGCGGTATAGATTCTTTTGATAGTGCTTTCCCAACTAAAGTTGCTAGGAGAGGTTTTTTGTTTTCGCGTACGGGAGTAGTAAAAATAGAGAAGGCTGTGTATTCCAAAGACTTCTCCCCTGTGGAAGAGGATTGTCCATGCTGTGCTTGCCGTAGTGGTATTTCTAAAGCGTATATGCATCACCTTTTCAAAGCTAAAGAAGTTAATTATTGGATATGGGCATCTGAACACAACTTAGTACATATGGCTAGGTTGATGGAGAAGGTACGCCAAGATATTCTTGAAGACAGAATTTAA
- a CDS encoding disulfide bond formation protein B → MNKLPQSLELWLRQLRTHSLYMAWVLSCIGTLWSIYYSYIRNIEPCFLCHYQRICLFPLCVILGIASYKDFSGIKDYVLPLPVLGFCIAFYQICLQEIPGMQLDLCGRVSCEAKIFVFKFITIPMASALAFATIAGLLWASTSKDSKR, encoded by the coding sequence ATGAATAAACTGCCCCAATCTCTAGAGCTCTGGCTGCGACAGCTTCGAACACACTCCCTTTATATGGCATGGGTGTTGTCGTGTATTGGAACCTTATGGAGTATTTATTACAGCTACATAAGAAATATAGAACCTTGCTTTTTGTGCCACTACCAAAGAATTTGCTTGTTTCCTCTTTGCGTAATCCTAGGAATAGCTTCTTACAAAGATTTCTCGGGAATAAAGGATTATGTTCTGCCTCTGCCTGTACTAGGTTTTTGCATAGCTTTTTACCAAATTTGCCTACAAGAAATTCCAGGAATGCAACTAGACCTTTGTGGTAGAGTTTCCTGTGAAGCTAAAATTTTTGTCTTTAAATTTATAACCATCCCTATGGCTTCAGCACTAGCTTTCGCCACAATAGCTGGACTGTTATGGGCTTCAACATCCAAAGACTCAAAACGTTAA
- a CDS encoding thioredoxin domain-containing protein: MNKKKLTLLTAAIFLLSAGLMMKIKHSMLPPKIGAKIDVRRFPTVGNLAAPINITLFEEPSCHACEEFSTEVFPKIKKEFIDTGEVSFTLIPVCFIEGSMPAAQSLMCIFHHNPKTPDPEAFVEYFHRILKYRKVEGEDWATPEVLGKLAEKLPTNSGRTINSEGLRQCVASNVYRETIKQNNIYATGLMNGQLATPTAVIGGRLIEDPTYDEISRVIRVLKKNLEKGKDIYE, encoded by the coding sequence TTGAATAAAAAAAAACTTACTCTTCTAACAGCAGCCATTTTTTTACTTTCTGCTGGGCTAATGATGAAAATTAAACATTCTATGCTGCCTCCAAAAATTGGAGCAAAGATAGACGTAAGAAGATTTCCTACTGTAGGCAATCTTGCTGCTCCTATCAATATTACTCTATTTGAAGAACCATCCTGTCATGCTTGTGAGGAATTCTCTACTGAAGTCTTTCCAAAAATAAAGAAAGAGTTCATAGACACTGGAGAGGTTTCTTTTACGTTAATACCTGTTTGTTTCATTGAAGGTTCTATGCCTGCTGCACAGTCTCTGATGTGTATTTTTCACCACAACCCCAAAACACCTGACCCAGAAGCTTTTGTTGAATATTTTCACAGAATTTTGAAATACAGAAAAGTAGAAGGGGAGGATTGGGCAACTCCAGAAGTTCTAGGGAAACTTGCGGAAAAGTTACCCACAAATTCAGGAAGAACTATCAATTCTGAAGGATTAAGGCAATGCGTTGCTTCCAATGTCTATAGGGAAACTATAAAGCAAAATAACATCTATGCCACCGGGCTAATGAATGGACAGTTAGCTACCCCCACGGCAGTGATCGGAGGAAGGCTCATAGAAGATCCTACTTATGATGAAATAAGTAGGGTGATACGAGTCCTGAAAAAGAATCTAGAAAAAGGCAAAGATATCTATGAATAA
- a CDS encoding ABC transporter ATP-binding protein, translated as MLSVSGLTYSYVDSLIFHRTGFCANPGEITTILGASGIGKTTLFRLICGLLQPLEGSIQWNDHPLTRNHVAYMRQKEALLPWRTARENIALVNELGPYKKRKYILEEEILEASRVLGISHVLSKHPSELSGGMKQRVELARCLVANKPVLLLDEPFSSLDPLIKEDLYEEIVSLAKNNKTTIVLITHDIFEAVLLSDSLYVIKNTSIHPIDVKAVASLCQKSSRQELKHLFL; from the coding sequence ATGCTGTCTGTTTCTGGCTTGACTTACTCTTACGTAGACTCTTTGATATTCCATCGCACAGGATTCTGCGCAAATCCAGGGGAGATTACTACCATCCTGGGAGCGTCAGGAATAGGAAAAACTACGTTATTCCGTCTAATATGCGGTTTGCTGCAGCCCTTGGAAGGATCTATCCAATGGAATGACCATCCACTCACTAGGAACCACGTCGCTTATATGAGACAAAAAGAGGCCCTTTTACCCTGGAGAACCGCTAGGGAAAATATCGCGCTCGTCAATGAATTGGGTCCTTATAAAAAAAGAAAGTACATTCTAGAGGAAGAGATCCTTGAAGCCTCTAGAGTCCTAGGAATATCCCACGTCTTAAGTAAGCATCCTTCAGAACTATCTGGAGGAATGAAACAAAGAGTGGAATTAGCTCGGTGTTTAGTGGCCAATAAGCCTGTGTTATTGCTAGATGAACCTTTCTCATCACTGGATCCTCTTATCAAGGAAGACCTTTATGAAGAAATCGTTTCTCTGGCAAAAAATAATAAGACAACAATTGTTTTGATCACTCACGACATATTCGAGGCTGTACTACTCTCTGACAGTCTGTATGTAATAAAAAATACTTCCATACACCCCATCGATGTGAAAGCAGTCGCATCTTTATGTCAAAAAAGTTCTCGCCAAGAATTAAAACACCTTTTCTTATAG
- a CDS encoding 5'-methylthioadenosine nucleosidase: MKYYFLILALLTSQGTPSVAAAPTSVFEKNSQLKQKQSVPLKRIGIIFSFPDIAISQENLSGRLFPWLTNVKQSQEGNRTYFSGNYLGKQVIVSFLWPTKVGAAITASHMILKQGVDIVLIIGSCYSRDPKNHLFDVLVPRGYIHHDADLRPMLNKFETPDNQVSIFQTSPMFFHSAKKGSKRFLELEKTNIENLLKRYGFIQHYTDGLHTVKEGIIATGEPFSLSRKYFLSLQKDLPEITGFDNSGCAIAQVCHEYEIPCLGINIIEPHPIEAPNQESWAKILKEIRVMYAQNLVGLLLEEIIL, encoded by the coding sequence ATGAAGTACTATTTCCTTATCCTTGCTCTGCTCACATCGCAAGGAACTCCCTCCGTAGCCGCTGCTCCTACTAGCGTTTTCGAAAAAAACTCCCAACTCAAGCAAAAACAATCTGTACCGTTAAAACGTATAGGCATCATATTTTCCTTCCCAGATATCGCAATATCTCAAGAAAACCTTTCTGGAAGACTGTTTCCATGGTTAACAAATGTCAAACAAAGCCAAGAGGGGAATAGGACCTACTTTTCCGGCAATTACCTAGGCAAACAAGTCATCGTCAGCTTTCTTTGGCCAACAAAAGTTGGCGCAGCTATAACGGCCTCACATATGATATTAAAACAAGGTGTGGATATAGTTTTAATTATAGGATCTTGCTATTCTAGGGACCCTAAAAACCACCTTTTTGATGTTCTAGTTCCCAGGGGATACATACATCATGACGCAGACCTAAGACCTATGTTAAATAAGTTTGAAACTCCTGACAATCAAGTGTCTATATTTCAAACTTCCCCCATGTTTTTTCATTCTGCCAAGAAAGGGAGCAAAAGATTTTTAGAATTGGAAAAAACCAACATTGAAAATCTCCTTAAAAGATATGGATTCATACAACACTACACAGATGGATTGCACACAGTCAAGGAAGGCATCATAGCTACGGGAGAACCTTTTTCTCTATCCAGAAAATATTTCTTATCTTTACAAAAAGACCTCCCTGAAATTACTGGATTCGATAATTCTGGTTGTGCTATAGCTCAGGTGTGTCACGAGTATGAAATTCCATGCTTGGGCATCAACATTATTGAGCCGCACCCCATAGAAGCCCCCAACCAGGAATCTTGGGCTAAAATACTCAAAGAAATACGAGTTATGTATGCCCAAAATTTAGTGGGTCTCCTTCTTGAAGAAATCATCCTGTAG
- the kdsB gene encoding 3-deoxy-manno-octulosonate cytidylyltransferase, translating into MSCSQQFDDKKVAILPARWGSSRFPGKPLAEIAGRSLIRRTYESVSASKKLDRVIVATDDERIFDHVLQFGGQCVMTSRSCSNGTERVGEAIRLFCPEAEIVVNVQGDEPCMPSYVIDKMVEDLESIPEAHVVTPVSIGADEEEIFTERKVKCVFDQQGRALYFSRSLIPSQYKVKTDVYIHLGMYAFRRKALESYLSLPKTPLSLSEDLEQLRILESGGNIHVCVSDVKPPSVDYPEDIKKVENYLLCHLNACS; encoded by the coding sequence ATGAGCTGTTCGCAACAGTTTGACGATAAGAAAGTTGCCATTCTCCCTGCCCGCTGGGGGAGCTCTAGGTTTCCCGGAAAGCCTTTGGCAGAGATTGCTGGAAGATCTTTGATAAGAAGGACTTACGAAAGCGTCTCTGCTTCTAAAAAATTGGATAGAGTCATTGTGGCTACTGACGATGAAAGGATTTTTGATCATGTATTACAATTTGGTGGTCAGTGTGTTATGACTTCTCGATCTTGTTCTAATGGAACGGAACGTGTCGGAGAAGCTATTCGCCTTTTTTGTCCGGAAGCTGAAATTGTTGTGAATGTTCAGGGAGACGAGCCGTGCATGCCTTCCTACGTCATAGACAAGATGGTTGAAGATCTGGAATCTATACCGGAAGCTCACGTGGTGACCCCCGTATCTATAGGAGCGGATGAGGAAGAGATTTTTACTGAGAGAAAAGTTAAATGTGTCTTTGATCAACAAGGGAGAGCCCTTTACTTCAGCCGAAGTCTCATACCTAGCCAATACAAAGTGAAAACAGATGTTTACATCCACCTTGGAATGTATGCGTTCAGAAGGAAGGCGTTAGAGTCCTATTTAAGTCTGCCTAAGACTCCTTTAAGTCTTTCAGAGGACCTCGAGCAATTGAGAATCCTTGAGAGCGGCGGTAATATCCACGTATGTGTATCTGATGTGAAACCGCCCTCTGTAGATTATCCAGAAGATATCAAAAAAGTAGAGAATTATTTGTTATGTCATTTAAATGCTTGTTCTTGA
- a CDS encoding CTP synthase, whose product MSFKCLFLTGGVVSSLGKGLTAASLALLLERHGLSVSMLKLDPYLNVDPGTMNPFEHGEIYVTDDGSEADLDLGHYYRFSSVFLSKLSTATSGQIYARVIKKEREGRYLGSTVQVVPHITNEIKEVIRDSVGDQNPDVVIIEIGGTVGDIESLPFLEAIRQFRYENARDCLNFHMTYVPYLKASGEIKSKPTQHSVQTLRGIGVIPDAILCRSEVALSEDIKRKISLFCSVPEEAVFNIPDVEGSVYELPLVLDDEAIAQFVMQRLGFAPRTKGADLSDWKGLVGVLKSPKDRVSIGIVGKYLQHKDAYKSIFESITHAAASLGCAANIVPIDADTFNESSLKDCQACLVPGGFGNRGWEGKILAAKYCRESQLPYFGICLGLQVMVVEFARNVLGMTDADSSEMNPHTQYPVVCMMNEQNQALDKGGTMRLGAYPCLLEKDSKVYKAYGCESISERHRHRYEVNGSYEKQFASAGLRTVGKFYPEGLCEIMELENHEWMIGVQFHPEFKSKLVSPHPLFKAFITKAINGNRS is encoded by the coding sequence ATGTCATTTAAATGCTTGTTCTTGACAGGAGGAGTGGTTTCTTCTCTAGGGAAGGGGTTAACCGCTGCATCTCTAGCCTTGTTACTAGAGCGTCATGGGCTTTCTGTTTCCATGTTGAAGCTGGATCCGTACCTTAATGTCGATCCAGGAACCATGAATCCTTTTGAGCATGGGGAAATTTATGTTACGGACGATGGTTCCGAAGCAGATCTAGACTTAGGACACTATTACCGATTCTCCTCCGTGTTTTTATCCAAGTTGTCCACAGCAACTTCTGGGCAAATTTATGCTAGGGTCATTAAAAAAGAACGAGAAGGTCGTTATTTAGGAAGTACAGTTCAGGTCGTTCCTCATATTACTAACGAAATCAAGGAAGTTATTCGGGATTCTGTGGGTGATCAGAATCCCGACGTTGTCATTATAGAAATCGGGGGAACGGTTGGAGATATAGAGTCTCTCCCCTTTCTTGAAGCCATTAGGCAATTTCGTTATGAGAATGCTCGAGATTGTCTGAATTTTCACATGACTTATGTTCCTTACCTTAAAGCTTCTGGAGAAATAAAGAGCAAGCCTACACAGCACTCTGTGCAGACCTTGCGGGGTATTGGAGTTATCCCAGACGCAATATTGTGTAGGTCGGAAGTTGCTTTATCTGAGGACATCAAAAGAAAAATTAGTCTTTTTTGTAGTGTTCCTGAAGAGGCCGTCTTTAATATTCCTGATGTGGAAGGGTCTGTATATGAGCTTCCTTTGGTTTTAGATGATGAGGCTATTGCTCAATTTGTTATGCAAAGATTAGGGTTCGCCCCTCGCACTAAAGGAGCTGATCTCAGTGATTGGAAGGGGCTGGTTGGGGTCCTAAAATCGCCTAAAGATAGAGTTTCTATAGGTATTGTTGGTAAATATCTCCAACATAAAGACGCTTACAAGTCTATTTTTGAATCTATTACGCATGCGGCAGCCAGTCTTGGATGCGCGGCTAATATTGTTCCTATAGATGCTGACACATTTAATGAGTCTAGTCTTAAAGATTGTCAGGCTTGCCTAGTGCCTGGAGGGTTCGGTAATCGAGGATGGGAAGGTAAAATTCTTGCTGCTAAGTATTGCAGAGAAAGTCAGCTCCCCTACTTTGGGATATGTTTGGGTCTCCAGGTAATGGTTGTGGAGTTTGCTAGAAATGTCCTTGGAATGACAGATGCGGATTCTTCGGAAATGAATCCTCATACTCAATACCCTGTGGTTTGTATGATGAATGAGCAAAATCAAGCATTGGATAAGGGAGGAACTATGAGGTTGGGAGCGTACCCTTGTCTTTTGGAGAAAGATTCCAAAGTATACAAGGCCTATGGTTGTGAAAGTATTTCCGAGCGACATAGACATCGCTATGAAGTTAACGGTAGCTACGAAAAGCAGTTTGCCAGTGCAGGGTTGCGTACTGTGGGAAAATTTTATCCTGAAGGTCTTTGCGAAATTATGGAACTTGAAAATCATGAATGGATGATAGGCGTTCAGTTCCATCCAGAATTTAAGTCTAAGTTAGTCAGTCCCCATCCTTTATTTAAGGCCTTCATAACCAAAGCTATAAACGGTAATCGGTCGTAG
- the ruvX gene encoding Holliday junction resolvase RuvX, translating into MGDQREAFLCLDYGRKRIGVAVAMPPLYIALPVGVIENQKNMKDTAKEVLILVKTRGITCVVVGNPLLLEGAVSSGSKEVFQFRDVLEDVLGFPPVLWDERLSSAEANKMLKSRDMNRKQRAKQIDSVAASLILASFLASNGYSMY; encoded by the coding sequence ATGGGCGATCAAAGAGAAGCCTTCTTGTGTCTAGATTATGGTAGGAAACGCATAGGTGTTGCCGTAGCTATGCCTCCATTGTATATCGCTCTTCCTGTGGGGGTTATAGAAAATCAGAAAAATATGAAAGATACTGCGAAAGAAGTCCTAATTCTGGTTAAAACGAGGGGCATTACATGCGTAGTGGTAGGAAATCCTCTCCTTCTAGAGGGCGCAGTTAGCTCTGGTAGTAAGGAAGTTTTTCAATTTAGAGATGTTTTGGAAGATGTTTTGGGTTTTCCTCCCGTTCTTTGGGATGAGAGATTATCTTCTGCTGAGGCTAACAAAATGCTTAAAAGTCGGGATATGAATCGCAAGCAGAGGGCTAAGCAAATAGATTCAGTAGCCGCATCTCTGATTCTTGCTAGTTTTTTAGCTAGTAATGGTTATTCTATGTATTAG
- the zwf gene encoding glucose-6-phosphate dehydrogenase produces MMFPIPPREFPNEMPPCALVIFGATGDLTARKLLPALYNLSRENQLPDRFACIGYARRSKEHKDFRLEMQEAVSMYGNHKELDVHAWERLERRLFYHQGFFDEDKDYVSLKDFLKRIDTEFLTEGNRLFYLSTPPSNFQEIIQRLRKHELFIPHEERNSCCSKKDSWTRVIIEKPFGHDLKTAKELQKCIDDNLCETCVYRIDHYLGKETVQNIQSIRFANKIFESCWTKECIDNVQITVSESIGIGTRGNFFEQSGMLRDMVQNHMMQLLCLLTMEPPTSFSSESIKKEKIQVLDNIVPFSEFAPSVFPAVRGQYGPGKVGGVSVKGYRQEDFVAPDSLVETYVALKILIDTPRWQGVPFYLRAGKRLEKRCTDIAITFKKPIHGDFFAKERLENDLLIIRIQPDEGVALKFNCKVPGVSNLVRPVKMDFRYDSYFKTQAPEAYERLLCDCILGDRTLFTGNDEVIASWKLFTPLLEKWMTDPSDAVFPNYVAGSSGPRCADSLIRSDGRSWRSL; encoded by the coding sequence ATGATGTTTCCTATTCCTCCTAGAGAGTTTCCTAATGAAATGCCCCCTTGTGCCTTGGTTATTTTTGGAGCGACGGGGGATTTAACAGCGAGAAAGCTTCTTCCGGCGTTATATAACCTTTCTAGGGAGAATCAGTTGCCAGATCGTTTTGCCTGTATAGGATATGCTCGAAGGTCAAAGGAGCATAAAGATTTTCGCTTGGAGATGCAGGAAGCTGTTTCCATGTACGGTAATCATAAGGAACTAGATGTTCATGCATGGGAAAGATTAGAAAGGAGACTTTTTTATCATCAAGGATTTTTCGACGAGGATAAAGATTATGTATCACTTAAGGACTTTTTAAAGCGAATAGACACAGAGTTTCTTACTGAAGGAAATAGATTATTTTATCTGTCGACTCCGCCAAGTAACTTTCAAGAAATCATTCAGCGACTCAGGAAACATGAATTATTTATTCCTCATGAGGAAAGAAACTCTTGCTGTTCAAAAAAAGATTCTTGGACTCGAGTAATCATAGAAAAACCCTTTGGTCATGATCTGAAAACCGCTAAGGAACTTCAAAAATGTATAGATGACAATTTATGCGAAACTTGTGTCTATCGTATAGATCATTACCTAGGAAAAGAAACTGTTCAGAATATACAGTCAATACGTTTTGCGAATAAAATTTTTGAATCCTGCTGGACAAAAGAGTGTATTGATAATGTTCAAATTACCGTAAGTGAATCTATCGGCATAGGGACTAGGGGCAATTTTTTTGAACAGTCAGGGATGCTGAGGGATATGGTGCAAAATCATATGATGCAACTCTTATGTTTGTTGACAATGGAGCCTCCGACAAGTTTTTCTTCCGAAAGTATCAAAAAAGAAAAAATCCAAGTTTTGGATAACATTGTCCCTTTTTCAGAGTTTGCTCCGTCAGTTTTTCCTGCCGTGAGGGGTCAGTACGGCCCTGGTAAAGTGGGTGGAGTTTCTGTCAAAGGGTATCGTCAAGAAGATTTTGTAGCTCCAGATTCATTAGTCGAAACTTATGTGGCACTGAAAATTCTCATAGATACTCCAAGGTGGCAAGGGGTCCCTTTTTATTTGCGAGCAGGTAAGCGACTAGAAAAACGTTGTACGGACATAGCGATTACCTTCAAAAAGCCTATTCATGGGGATTTTTTTGCTAAGGAAAGGTTGGAGAATGATCTTTTGATTATTCGTATACAACCGGATGAAGGGGTTGCTTTGAAGTTTAATTGTAAAGTTCCTGGCGTTAGCAATCTTGTAAGACCTGTAAAAATGGACTTCAGATACGATAGTTATTTTAAAACTCAAGCTCCAGAAGCTTACGAAAGGTTATTGTGTGATTGTATATTGGGAGATAGGACACTTTTTACAGGAAATGATGAAGTGATAGCTTCTTGGAAATTGTTCACTCCCCTTCTGGAAAAATGGATGACTGATCCTTCTGATGCTGTATTTCCCAACTATGTTGCAGGTTCTTCGGGACCTCGGTGTGCCGATTCTCTAATACGCTCTGATGGTAGAAGTTGGAGGTCTCTATAA
- the pgl gene encoding 6-phosphogluconolactonase, translating into MSIMVNLNHSNKWLLTSSDQEFLAFSVRDWISCANNSIESEGKFCIALSGGTTPLAIFSELVKQKSLISDVSKIFFFWGDERCVSPQSSDSNYGNAVAILRELGTPEDNFFRMKTENSEGDTDYERAILKHIPQGVFDFIMLGIGDDGHTASLFPHTSALSVSDRLVVFNEIPQKQSRRMTLTLPCLRKGKHVVFYVKGCGKKPIVKKLLESNLQPEGETNSREKLPAELVGTEEKPVFWFLAPDAYDLSDYDKIPPDRKLVLP; encoded by the coding sequence ATGAGTATTATGGTTAATCTTAACCATAGCAATAAATGGCTGTTGACGAGTAGTGATCAGGAGTTTTTGGCATTTTCGGTAAGAGATTGGATTTCTTGTGCTAATAATTCGATTGAGAGTGAAGGAAAATTCTGTATAGCCCTTTCTGGAGGGACTACGCCTTTAGCGATTTTTTCCGAACTAGTAAAGCAGAAATCCTTAATTTCTGACGTTTCTAAAATATTTTTCTTTTGGGGTGATGAACGCTGTGTTTCTCCCCAATCTTCTGACAGCAACTACGGCAACGCCGTAGCTATTCTTAGGGAGTTAGGAACTCCAGAAGATAATTTTTTCAGAATGAAAACGGAAAATTCTGAGGGAGATACTGATTACGAACGAGCAATCTTGAAACATATTCCTCAAGGGGTTTTTGATTTTATTATGCTTGGAATAGGAGATGATGGACACACCGCCTCTTTATTCCCTCACACTTCTGCTTTAAGCGTTTCAGATCGACTGGTTGTTTTTAATGAGATCCCTCAAAAACAGAGCAGAAGGATGACACTAACCCTCCCCTGCTTGCGAAAAGGTAAGCACGTGGTTTTTTACGTAAAGGGCTGCGGAAAGAAACCTATAGTGAAAAAGCTCTTGGAGAGTAATCTCCAACCCGAAGGAGAGACAAACTCAAGGGAAAAGCTCCCAGCAGAACTCGTCGGAACCGAGGAAAAACCCGTTTTTTGGTTCCTGGCTCCAGACGCCTACGACCTGTCAGATTACGATAAGATTCCCCCTGATAGGAAACTGGTCCTTCCTTGA
- a CDS encoding adenylate kinase gives MLENKVIILMGPPGCGKGTQSVRVSQKIGKPHISSGNLFRENVAKATPLGEKVSDCISKGFLVPDDLVISMIEERVSRPDCEAGYIIDGFPRTVKQAEIFTQFLCTEKRPFIVLNITVSDEEVYDRLISRITCSSCGQTFRKGTFSMEDRCPNCRGRFIVRKDDNVETIEQRLKTYREETFPIIHFYSTTGKLVEVDGSGDEESVFFKVMKSLQ, from the coding sequence ATGTTGGAAAATAAAGTTATCATCTTGATGGGGCCTCCGGGCTGTGGCAAAGGTACTCAATCAGTGAGAGTTTCTCAGAAGATAGGGAAACCTCACATAAGTTCCGGGAATTTGTTTCGAGAAAATGTGGCAAAAGCAACTCCTTTGGGAGAAAAGGTTTCGGACTGCATCTCCAAAGGTTTTTTGGTCCCTGATGATCTAGTAATTTCCATGATAGAAGAGCGAGTTAGCCGGCCAGATTGCGAGGCTGGTTATATCATCGACGGGTTTCCTAGAACTGTGAAACAAGCAGAAATTTTTACTCAGTTTCTTTGCACTGAGAAAAGACCCTTTATAGTTCTCAATATTACGGTATCTGATGAGGAAGTTTATGATCGGTTAATTTCTAGGATTACGTGTTCGTCTTGTGGACAAACTTTTAGAAAGGGAACCTTTTCTATGGAAGATAGGTGTCCTAATTGTCGTGGGAGGTTTATTGTCAGGAAGGATGATAACGTCGAAACTATTGAGCAGAGATTAAAAACCTACCGGGAAGAAACTTTTCCTATTATACACTTTTATTCAACGACAGGTAAGCTTGTGGAAGTCGATGGCTCTGGAGACGAAGAGTCGGTGTTTTTCAAGGTTATGAAAAGCTTACAATAA